The nucleotide window CCAAGAGACTATGACTCTCGCTCATCCACGTTAAGAATATCATAAcaatattaagattataaataattaaagagttTTTATTAGGGTCAAATAAACACCAAACGGTAAggctatcttactaatatcataaatgcgaatgtttggatggatggatggatgtttgtttgaaggaattTCCGGATCGGCTGAATGGATTTTGATTAAACTTGGCACTGATGTAGagcacagtctggaagaacacgtcggctatttactaagtttttttaattccgcgcggacacaGTTACGGGCAAAAGCTTGTAGGACATAAATAACATGATGATAAGAAATAGGAACTAGATATCTAGTCAAATTACTACTATTGCTGACTACTAACTACTAACGATAGTTTAATATAAGGGGCCACACTACATATGTACTTATGTATGTACCTGTATAACGTATACTTCAAAGCCATTAGTAGGACATTCATATTAAAGATCTTCCACAGTAGTAAGTAACTTCGCCCCCTAAAGGAAGCACAAACAATGAAACAAAGAAAAGAAACTAACCTAAACTAAAGTTATGTCGTAAAACATAGATACctttaacattaaaacaaacttgtgtatattttaacttgAGATTAAATATTGATAGAAGAGAGTAATATTTAGATCCAAAAAAACGATCGaggttcaaattaatttaactgctGGTAAGTTTTGAAGCAGACTAATTgcgaaattataatatactttatgGAGTGTTCCAATTAGCCCATTttcattttagtaatatttgagcgtaaatatgtattttaaggTAAAGTCATttcagtttatatttttttgaattattcaattaaagttGTCCGTTTTCACCAAAAAGCATATTTTTACTCGTAGTAGAGAATTCGTTActaatttcaattaacaaaatttttttccaactttattttgttaattaattttcttatttttttacagcttTATTGTAACACAAAACAAACTGAGTTAAACTTTGCAATACACCTAAACAAAGAAGTGTGGAAAAAGTTAATTCTCCTTAACTTACGacacaaagaaaaatgttgccaAAGAACAAACAAGGAAAATATACGAAGGGAACAAAGCTTGGCTTAAACTTGGGTCGTTAGCTGTTCCTAACTCACGCAATAAATGTACGCAcctgtttattaataactaagaTTAACTGTCGATACCAAATATAACTTTCtcactataattataaataatttattatactataGTTACattttagacattattttctataaaatgaCATAATGATATGACATATTCAACGTTAAATAAGTCAAGCACTTGTGAAAAGTTACGATACtaaaaatcatactaatattataaataccaatgtttagatggatgggtgtatggatggatggatgtttgtttgaaggtatctccagaacggttacatggatctcgatgaaatttggcatagatgttgaacatagtctggaagaacagataggctactaattaagttattttttaattgcgcgcggacgaagtcacaggggacagctagtgtttcataaaagtaaaattttataacaaaaatgtccACCAGTACGCAACCGGGACGTACGGctgctttatttaaaaatagaatctCTGATATCCCTTTCATATTCTGTTTGTGGCATttcaaaaatgttgaaaattttcAACATGTAAAACAGACATATTTTCCGTTTTTAAGTTGAACCTTGTTTCAAACATGTCTCCGGGTGAGCCTCGAAATACAATGAAGGGTACACAATGGTGGCGCGCCCTTGTGGTTGAGCAAAGGATCGTACACGGATTCCATTCGGCAACGAGctatatgtacaaaaaatgttttgtaaattttacgtTACCGTCAAATTCTTCTGTCGAAACGCCATGTAAAAACATCCTTGTTTCTTTCATACTGATTTCATACAGGGTGCCACAAAACTGAGTTTTGACATTGAGCCTGTCGCTTTTTTTACACTCATACTTCGTAAAGAATTACAGAGAAAAgaatagaaaaaagtttacaatatAACCGCTTTATTGCCAATTAAGAATGATGGTCGAATGTCGGTACAGTTATCACCTTGATTTTTGAAGCAGTTTTCTTCAATTAACTGATGATTCTCCTCACATTCGCAGATGTAACATGAATCCATTATATGACCCACTTTGTCACATTGATACTTGGTGTGTTGATGACTTGACTCCATCGTAGTTGTTTCTCCGGTATTGACTTCTAAAAAAAGCGAAACTGCGTGAAAAAATTCGAATACAATTGCTTTTTGCTCTAGTTGCATAAGCTCACTCTTTCGCCACCTCTACCTTGATCACGACTCTAACTGAGGACAATAAGGTCTTCTAAATCGATCAAACACTCATTATTTCAGTTATCACTAATCATGTCACAAGCAGTCCATccatttctttaaaaacactacagaaatatctttttaaatttctaatacCCGAAATTCATGACGATTTATGTCCAGCTGTAACCTTTAACaaacttacttatattaaaagaaatgataAAAGCTAAAACAAAAGGTAACCTGAACTATCATTAGTATGCCGCCGTCCCATAGGTTCGTAAAACACATTGGGGAATGGCTGTTCGCAGTACATGTTCTTGAGTGGTCGACAAAAATGCATTATACTGCCCATATATGGGCAGATACACATTTGGCATCTGGAATAAACACAGATAATGTTGATCATatcaaaattgtaaattaaagaaatacttgTGAAAGACCAAACTAAATAAGTGGTGAAAATAACTTGTTACAAAAGTCAGAAGTTTtggataaagaaaaatatttaattacttgatAATATACATGGATCCAGGAGTACACTCTTTCTGAGGCTCCGTTTGGTTGTAATGATGACACGGCATGTCACGACGGATTCGAAAATGTCGACCTCCTCTTTTATGTTGTTGTTCCTATAAAtgattagtttataatatcatACTATCATCAAGACttcagaaaatatattaacccttgcgtaaattaaaatgttttattatagttgCGTGAGGAGCCCTAACTGAGATACACTCGTCGCGGTAATAATACGTAGAGACGTCAAGAAACGTAACCATCGCGCATTTAACAAAAGTGTGACTTCCTCAGAAATCTAGTtcgtatgaaataaaatattaaaacttactgTAACAGATTGCATTTGATTTTTATCAGTACATTGCGAAGCATCACATTCAGCATACATTTTCAATCCCATCTCGGGACATACACATTGCTTACATCCGTCTATATATTGTTCACCAGGAAAACACAAATCGAGACTTCTTTTAGTATCGCTAGTGAATCTGTCCTCTAGAAGATTTTCAGATAATTCAAAACTAGGCCACGATGCTACCTCAGGACATGTGTGGTTTGTACACACtctatcatttttatttccatttggTGGACAGAGACAAACATTGCACATTTCACTGAAGAGTTGTCCAGAGGAACAGCTGTCTGAACGTAGGTAACTTTTCTCGCATATATTTTTGGTGCATTTCGCTACATTTTTGAGTCCATCGCTTGGACAGTAGCAAACGTTGCAGTCCACTTCATAGTAAGCTAAAGGTTCGCAGGTaaatttgacattattttgattattggCTGTATcagaacaataatttttagtgCAAGCTTTCTCTTTTGATAAACCGCTTTCAGGACAAATGCAGAAGTTGCATTTGTCTTTAGAAATCGATCCTGGTGTGCACGCTTCCGACAAAGTATCGGCCGTGAATAGATTTGGTCGTTTGTGTGATTCTTGAATCGATCTTTTGGCATTGCAATCATCATAAGTGCACCATTTCGGATCAATTTTACCTTTCTTAGAACAATAGCACGAATTACAATCGAAGTCTACAAACGTATTAGGCTGACATGGCATGTTgacattgtaattaatttgattttctgGTAATGTTCTGAATGGTTTCGTATCATTAAATGATTTGCATAGTTTAAGATTTGTAGCAGACGTAGAACAAATACAGTATTTGCCTTCATCAAAATATACAGAATTGGGTTTGCAAGATTGTgatggtattatttttaaatccgaTTTCTTTATAAGGTTTTGCGTTTGTATACTTTCTGTTAAAACTCTCTCCAAGACTTTAAATTTACTCTGATAATTACAAGCTCTTGAGCAGTATTTTCCATCGGTCGAACCGTTTTGGAGACAAAAGCATTCCACGCAAACCGGTACTACTTCGTCTGGATTACACTGTCCGCTGTAGTTTGcactttttaattctaaattcgTTGAACAGTCTGTTAATAGGCAAGAATCTTCATTGATTGTTTCATTAGAGTTACAAtcacaaaacaaacatatggGTTGAGTAAAAGTATAAGGAACACATTTTTTTCGCATATTCCTTAAAGAAACTAAATTGGAACTAGGTGCATTAATCCCACAAGATATATTAGTACACAACGTATCATCTTGTATTCTATTGTGCGAACATTGACAAACATTACAATTTCTTCTATAATATGAGCCGGGTTTGCAATGCggacttaattttaattgagtcTGAACTTGACATACTTCGAAGCATTTTTCGAGACGAAACTTTCCGTCTTCTGAACAAAGACATTGCAGACATGGGAAGACATACATCACATTTGGTATACAATTTGTATCATCGATAGTATTGAATGATTTGGATTGTTGTTGAGGTCTCGATAGACAAGAAGAATCAACAGTACACCGAGCTTCGGATATTTGTCCCGATGCAGGACAAAAACATATACTGCAGTTAGCTCTGTAGTACTTTAGTGGTATACAACGGTTACCAATTGTTGATAATTCTCGTCTAGCAGTCGATTGCTTATCGGTGCAATAAATATCGGTGCAGTGAAGTTCGCCATTATTATTACATCTACATTGTCGGCAACCTTGCCAGAAAATCTGACCGTATGTACATGTTTGCCGACGGAGACCGTATTGACAGTCTTTCTCTGACCATCGGCCCATTCCGTCGCAAGTACAATGTCTACCGTTGACAAAGAGTTGTGTGTACGGGATGCAAGACTCTGTGGAAGTTCGTACAAGTCAGAAAACAACGAGCAGagttaaaaattgaaaattaaaaaaaaacttacgaaATGAGGACTCTTCTGTTAAaggtgttaaaattaataatgttattattataaacatgaCTTTTACTCTcttaaacttttattgttttaaattttaaaataagatgaCAAATAACAagcttaaaatgtatttgcacAATGTTgtattcttattaaatttatttcgttaatgtttcttttatttgtatttatcattatgttatgttaagTGGCGTAAAattgcattaatattttatctttacagtcaatgaaaagttaaaattgaattcaaAAAGCAAAATCGTAAAAACCTTTTCGTATTTAgataacaacatattttttaatcgtaTTCCATTCTATACAATAAGACTTTcctattcatacaaaatattattaggcattcatgtcaaaaaaaacaacctcAAAACCTTCTAAATTAGGTCTAGATCGAAAATAGTTTCTCAAGAGCTATAGCTGAAGTGAACTATCACTTGCTAAAAAAAGACTAAGTTACATAAAATAGTCATAAACATTCcaagttttgtttgttttttttttcttaatttaacaagcaatattttcatattatcaGAGCAATAATAATTCTTTCTATCGACTGAAGAAAAAACAAGACAAAATTTACGTCATTCTAACGACAGCAGAAAATGTAgtctaaattattatcttcCAATATGATTTTTCGTGAAATTCGACGAATTAATTGAGTCCCTtcatttacatacaaattgaTTGGAGGAAATCACGTAGAACGGTCGTTGAAAAGCAATTTTATGGTTGAAGTTTTttgaaattagattttttgtgaaataagaaagaaaaagtgcaaaagattaattaaatgcTAACAAAAACTATCTTaatctattaataaagataatcGAAAGCAcctagaaaaatatttcaaatttattttgtatcttcACTTTTGCTATTAAATAGATTCAGGgacactattttttatatcaaagggTGACCATCGAGCAAATGGCCACCTGGATTTGCCGAAAGTTGCAGACTACGTTTTTAAGATGGAAAATTAGTTAACTTCAATTTCATATACAgtgaaacaataattattttttaccctCCGATTATAGCGTCAATAAGTAAATGAAtgaattacataaaacatttttgttaaacGATGGTTAACTATAATTGTAGATTAAACATCGTATGACCCATTCAAATCGTATCGTGATCAAATGCTACGTAACGAAGTAATCGCCTAAAGCGCTAATTCAGCTCGAAAATCCTCTTGAATTTGAATACGGTATGTCCCATGCTGATACGATCGAGCTACGTTTGCACGGTTTTGACAGACATACATAACAGATTTTGTATGGATGCATGAATGGgggatttaaattattttagattactTTACTTAGGTACTTCAGTAAAAAAAGTACTTAAATATGATAGTAAATAGACTTACGAGGTTCCTTTCTAcggtttgtttatattttagatacatattaattatctCTCGAAGTAATTGAAcatatcaattataaaaaaatacttttttgaaaAGATACATATAACTTTGGAATAACTCCAATACCTAACCTTTATAATGACTTGAAAGTGgaacatattatgtattttaaaacataacttttCTATTTTCGATTACCTATTCGAAATTATTCACTGAATAAAATTCCACATTAAAACTCTGAAACTTTACCAGCGACTACAAGTTGAAAGTGTATTTTGCTGTTCACAGGAAAAGCGggaaaatcaataaaaactataaatcgGATCAAGCAGACTTCAAGAGAAATGTCTGgaggtttaaaaatattttaagtgcaactctaaaaatatattgttagttctgaataatatttaaagtacagTACTGTAAAGTTCAAACTATAtcaatattatgtatgtagagtgtttttatttagttattttgtcaCTAGATGTGAAAAGTTTTTGgtaatttttcaaaactaGCGATCTTCTTAACCTGgatatttgtaataacaacatagaaaaatatgacagcaaaaaaaatattatctcgAAGTACTTCTCTAACAATTGCAGAGTTTCTAAACGGCTGTTGGAGAGTAAACCGGATGGACGTAGAGCACGAGGTAGCCCGATGTTGAGAGTTAGCGTTAAGAGCTAGACgcaaaatatacaaagtagACCGGCGTGGAGAAATTTACTTGACCAAGCCCAAGCCCACCCGCGGCTGTAACGTCTCAGATGATGatgacttatttaaaattattcgatCCAATTTGGACTGTCATTATTTATACCAAAGTTCAGACAACAACAGTTTTCGTATTTACTTTACAAAGGCGAAACAAACAGTCGATCGATCACTGACTccctattaaattataaatcgaTTCCCCTAATGCATGTCACTGACGTAAACGGAAAATAATCCCCCTGTACTTTTGGGACATGACAAAGATATGAAGTATAATCGAACGGCTCTGTTCTTGACGTAGAAATATGTGAAAGGTGAAACTTACACTTGGTGGCTgaaaggtttattttttttaatgtaacttaCTATTAACCGCTAgttaatctttatttacatgataaataataatttaatttgtgtttctTACTGTGTGTgttttcgatttttaaaatatttgcttaaaaacattttttcttattttattttaaaaaaaaaggttttattaaacaaGTGCTACGCTACGGCTGTGCAATATTactgttaaaatgaaaataatattcgaAGATTTTATATAGACTTGTTCTTAAGCAGTGTGAATGTACTTTTCATAAGTTGTATTCTTTTCGCAAATCGATAAACATATTTGAGAGGCGCATGAAGTTACAATACGCTATATACGAAATCTCTTTGTGCAACACTCACTCGTATATTCGTTTGAAACTGAAGTTTTAAGAGTAACGTCTGAGGGAATCTTGAGTGCTTGTCgttgtttattaaatgtatgagAAAGGGGAATACTGAGAATTTTACCGTCGTTATTTTATGAACATCTTTAGTAAGAATTGCAGCTCCTCAGCTACAAAGATCAGACCACTATTCTCCACTCCACTACCGATATCAAGACTAGATTTTTTCATTCTCGTGGGAGCCCGACTCCATTAGGCCTCTGTTCTGCGATCAAGGCCAGTCGATGTCGGAAAGATTTTCAACCACTCTATCAAATCTTTTACAAGAAGCTTTTTACTGTCTTTCCTACTTGTCTCTACTGTGTTTACTTCTGAATACCAATGCTGCCAATTAGCTGAAAATGTACCGacttcttatttatttacgttcaATTACCTCACAGTTATTAACCTCCACCGGTCCTCAAAGCGCTTACGGAGACTACTTATTCCCACTGTACTttgtaaaacttatttattttttgcaagCCTTTATAAGAAATACTGCAAAGATACCAAAATATTTCGTAgttttgaatttcaaataatgaaagaatttataaaatctgttCATAAGTTATCCGAAATAAgaattcaaacattttttggtattctgttttgttaatttgtcacaaatattattatctaaagATAGatagtattaataaattgcacaaatgtaatacaaaatatattaaacctaaaataatccacattgatttttatattcttaatacTTATgcttaataatgttttgttttaaaagtagtCGAAAGTTACAAGGGTCGCATAATTAAGCctataatatagttttactCGTAGTAATTTCCAAAGAGTGAGCCCTTGTAATAAAGGTCCGTAGAAACTATGCAAGTTATTAGTTCAGAGAATTCGAGAACCATTCAATAAGTTCATCGTACAGATATTAGAGCTTCTGgtaatagaaatatttcaaatattttgtaccagatataataatttgatatttaaagaCTAGCTGTGGTATTTTTTGAATACCTCATATTTAGttgaattcaatggaaatgataaattttatttacagatatcactggatttaattttgaaaattaaagtgtttaaatcttactaaaattataaatgcgaatgtttgaaagGATGGTTACATTGtttaggtatcttcagaacggttTAACGGATCTCGTTGAAGTATGGCATAGATGAAcctaatctggaagaacatataggctactaagttttttttaattaatttttcgcAATCGCCTAcgaaagctagttaataatacaagcaattattattgtaacaagTCTATGATTACAGctttataaaggtaaaatccTTGAGATCGGTTTGTTATATTTCTCATTTGTATTTGTgatgatttattataaaatgctatactctaattattactttaagtgGACATTGTTTGTgatcaaatgtttattttcgttATCAATTGCATATAGTAACGAAGTCGTATCATAGATTCAGTTCATTTCGAACAAACTTCGAAGTGCAttgtattatttgataaatcttgtcttgaatattatattttcatttattacaagTAAGTACTCACAACACTACTTACTCACAGTTACTTGAACTGgatacaatttgtaaaatgttgcattgaaaactttgtaatttttaacactttaaatTGACTTGGGCTATCTCAATGTTATGAATCATTGTTTGTTGTTAATCTAatctaactttattttttattattactattattttttataaaggtgccagctgaaaaccagcgcatgggcagtttagtctgtccctgcttcgctgagctggctcccttttgccacactttgtgccttgtatgtgtgtgtgtgtttttttttttctttttttgattttttttttttttgtgtgtgggaagaaatgttttttctttctttctttctttcttacttTCCCTTTTTACCAATTTGtctaaaaatttttaaatatacgtaATTATGTATGTCAAGTTGTTGATATAACAAACTATATGAAGTTGGTTGGTTTATATAACTTCTGACAAGaacgtaattaaatattttcaatgccAAATCGTGTATATTTTAGTAAGACATTGGCCTTCAATGATGCTTGgaaagtgaaaaaaatattgtgcacCTTCATTTTGCTAATTTGAACCTTAAGTTGCAGTCTTTAAACTTGAAATTGTATAGCACACTCTTAATCTCTAGTATACACCAGCACTCTTATACGACTTCGATATGTAGAAAACAAGttgtaattatgttaatacatTTCAAAGCAGAATATTTGCTACAACACAGAATAACGGACGTAAATTGgagtaaaaataactataaaaaaaaaaattattaatataataataatttag belongs to Papilio machaon chromosome 10, ilPapMach1.1, whole genome shotgun sequence and includes:
- the LOC106707986 gene encoding protein psiQ, giving the protein MPCQPNTFVDFDCNSCYCSKKGKIDPKWCTYDDCNAKRSIQESHKRPNLFTADTLSEACTPGSISKDKCNFCICPESGLSKEKACTKNYCSDTANNQNNVKFTCEPLAYYEVDCNVCYCPSDGLKNVAKCTKNICEKSYLRSDSCSSGQLFSEMCNVCLCPPNGNKNDRVCTNHTCPEVASWPSFELSENLLEDRFTSDTKRSLDLCFPGEQYIDGCKQCVCPEMGLKMYAECDASQCTDKNQMQSVTEQQHKRGGRHFRIRRDMPCHHYNQTEPQKECTPGSMYIIKCQMCICPYMGSIMHFCRPLKNMYCEQPFPNVFYEPMGRRHTNDSSEVNTGETTTMESSHQHTKYQCDKVGHIMDSCYICECEENHQLIEENCFKNQGDNCTDIRPSFLIGNKAVIL